atcGTCCTTGAGGATTCCGAGATCCGACACGATGCTTGTGTCATGCACTCCATCATCGGCTGGAGCAGCCGTGTCGGTGCCTGGGCTCGCGTGGAGGGTACCCCTATCCCCGTGGGTAGCCACTCTACCAGCATTGTCAAGCAGGGTATCAAGGTGCAGAGCATCACTATTCTTGGCAAGGAGTGTGGTGTTGGCGATGAGGTCCGCGTGCAAAACTGCGTGTGTCTGCCTTACAAGGAGCTCAAGCGGGTATGTCTTATGTCTTGTTTCCATTCTCCATGTGCCATCGACTAACGTTCTTCACAGGATGTGTCTAATGAGGTTATTATGTAAACTGAGTTTTGGTCATCTTTGGTTGAAAATGACTGTGATCTTCTCACGTTGATACGGCTTCATTGTCGGGTTTGTCTCATCTCATCTTATCTTCTGGTTGGATGGTTATCTGCTTTCGTGAGCGCATCCGATTTAatgatttcttttttttttgttttaaTCTATCTAGCACGAACCCCAAAATGAAAAGAGTCGTTGGATTTGTCGCATTGCTATCGGGAAAATCTGACCTTCTTTCCCTAACTATCCCAAATCCCAGTAAATGAGGTCCCGAAACGCCGTCATGAAGAGTCCGTGTCATCAACCCAAACACCCGTACATAAACCGTGAGATGCAACCTCAGAAAAGTATCGTGAGATCCCACTCACTATCATCAACCcgaagaacaaaaagaaacTTATAGCCCCCCCAAGTGCGAAAAGGTCACTTAGCGATACATCGCAGCGTCATGCCCAAAATTCGCAGCAGGTCTCTGATCCCCATCCTGATCATAGGAACCAAAGCGCACTCTAGGCACCCCCCCGGTGACTCATTCCAGGCGCAGTATCATAATAACTCTGCGCCTCGCCAGCATGCGCATGTTCCAAATTCTGCTCCGAAACCGGGGATCCCTGCGCATATCCCTGGCCGTGCGCACCAGACATCTCAGGGGGCACGTTATCATAATCGTGCAAAGCGGGGGTTGACTCGCTGTAGCGGTCATCCATCTTAACATCGAAAGCGCCCGAGTCATCGAGGCCTGGGCGGGATCCCATGGGGTCGTAGGCGCCGAGACGGGTTTGTCGACGGTGCACGATCACATCTAGCCAGACTGCGGCGACGTAGCTGACCAGCCCGGTGGCGCTGAATGTGAAGAGGGCTTTGTAGCTTCGGCAGACGGCGATGCCGGTCGAGTTGCCCCAATAGGTTGTTGTGCAGGCTGTTGTTATTGTGCTTGACAAGTTCCAGCTAAGCAGGCTCAGGGATAGCGCCCAGAGGATTATCAGAAGGATGttgagggatatggagagTTTGGTTGATAGCCCGCAGCTGCAGTGAATTACTGAGGTTAGGATTATATTGAGGAGGGAGAGGCCCGATGAGACGAAGAGCTGGGGTTTCTTGTTAGCATTGTCTGGGGAGGATGGTGTGTTATTTTGATGTTGACTTACAACCAGGAATGAATAGGGTAGTTTGTAGCCATCGGCGTGGAGGTGGTAGGTAAACACTGCCAAGATCACACCTACCACGATTGAGGAGAGGGAGATCAGGAATCGGATGAAATGAAATGGCAGCGGCGGGTATGCCGAGGGTTTGACTGATGGGCGCATGGCGAGGGTTGAAGACGTGAAGAtgaaagacaaaaaaaaaaaaaaatcaacatGAGACGAAGCCCCTACGGTCACCTTCAAGATCGACGTTCCACGCGTTTAGAGCGTGCGTCATGGCACtatttttatcttttttcCTCCGCGCAGCTCGAATTGTAGTACATTTCAAATTCAATGGTTGTATAGAAAAAATTGGGAGATATTGCAAACGTCGAGCGAAACTCAAGACCAACTTCAAGATCTTTCAATAGTTGAAATCTTCATAAATCACCGTTTTTCCCACCAGCCAATTTAAAACCATCCCCTTCAACGCAACCCCGGAGCAGAGGTACCAAACATCTGCTAGCGCAAGGTCCAAGTCCCCGGCCTGCATACGTCGTCGTATCATTTGCACCCCAGACGATTGAATTGCGTCCCACATCTGCCGATCGGCTCCATCGAGCTCCACATTTGTGATGAACAAAGTGGTTGACAGGGGCAACTGGGGCCACCGCTGGAACACATCTTGCACCAGCCCCAGATCATTGAACGGAATTGACCAGAATAATCGCAGCTTGGAGATATCCAACTCTGGAAGTTGTGCGAGAAGGGGTGTGATGCCGATGCCGCCCGCCACGTAGGGGACGATGGACTTTCCCGTGGACATATTGAAGTTTCCCCCGAAACCCTTGAGGGGTATTTCTAGCCCGGCCCGCTCATTGACTTGGGACAGATATTTCGTAACGGGGCCATGTTGCCGGACCATGATCTCGAATTGATCCGCAGGTATCTCGCGACCGGGATACGAAGACACGGTAAAGGTTCGAACATAATCATCGTTGAGACTGGTCGGATCGTCATCTCGCATGTGGCTATACCCCATACTCAGCTCGTCTTCAAAAGACAGTGTGACATACTGTCCCGCACTCCACGAAATTGGTTTGCGGCCGGAAACACGGAACCGATACCGGTGGATGGAAGGGGTGAGGCTTTCTTTTGTGACGAGAGTTGCCACTGAGTCGGAATCACTGCCATGTTGGGTGCCAGGGATTTGTTTCTCGTTGACGTGATATCGCAAGCTAGGAAGGTACGGAGAAGGATCTCCGGCCTCACCACGAAATCCCAACCCAGTTTCAACAAAGAGTGCAGCAGTAACGGTGATTCGCACGGCGAGGTTCGACCTTGGTATGACTGCGGCTGCGTCTTTTCCCACGAGGATCTCGGTCGAACCGGTGAAGTAAAGGACGTTGCCGCTGTCGAAATCAGGAACGACGAACCCCGCCCGCGGGGTGGTTTCTAAATTCCCTAGCGTTTGGTAGACTTTATTCCCCGAGTACTCGGGATACACAAGAACAGCACCGCTAGCATTGTTGGATTCAACACGCATGAATCCGGGCGGACCACCACGGATATTTGTATCCATGGTTCGTGCTCGATGAGAAGAGGATAGAAAGATCATATCCGCACGAGAGAGCAGCTCAACTGCAGGAAGACACAACTGCGGCGCATCGGAGATCAACTTGGGATCAGACTTGGCAGGCACGATATGCTTCTTGTTGATGTATTTGGGACAGTTCCCCATGCTCTCTTCAATGTGGACAACCAACTGTGCCTCTCCTGGGTCCACGTCTGAAAGTGAGCCCGTCACCATCCTGCCACATAGCTTCACTCTCCGACGATCCTCCAAGTCGATTGCCAGGCCCGAAAGTAGTTTCCCTGCGTATGCATCAGTTTGATTGCCGGTCAACAATGCCTGCACAACAGGGTCGTATTGGCTGTCCACTTGTGTCTGAAGCCCGATTCGCGATTCGGCAAGTGGTGTTATAAAGCCCGCTGTGCCGCCCCATATCGTTGACCATGGCCGACCTTGGGAATCCACTGTACCCACGGCAAGCAGCTGTGATTGTTGAACAAGAAATTCAGCTCTCGGACTCAGGTATGGGGTAGCCGGATTGTCGAAGTAAGGGACTTGAAGCAAGTGGTGTAGTTTCTTCTCACCCTCATGCCAGGGCAGAGTGTTTGTTAGAAATGATGGCATCGAATAGGAGGGGAAGTTGTTTAACTGAGATACTATGAGAGTTCCCATATTGAAAGCGAAAAAGAATACGGAGTATCTGAGGGTGGGGATCCTTTAATCGCGTCATCCTGCCCTGCCCAGGCCTTGATGACAGCTGTCCCGGTGTACAACAGATGTATACCTGAAAGCTTTACCAGCAGTCTACTCTTCAATTATTTTGAATCGATCGGTTTTTCTTGTCATAAGATGATCCTTCAAATCCGTATCACAGGGTTCTTAGCAGTCTTTTCGAACAATCCAACAAGATCTATTTGTTGTAGCCATTGTCAGTATAAGTCTTCCCAAATATAAAAAACTACATGGTGATCCATCGCTCTTCCAATTATTAATCATTTGTCATTCGATGCTGAACATCTCCACATCTCAATTTGGGTTGGGAGCTTGTATAACGATGAACCAATCAGAGCTGCGGCGCCGCGTTATCAACTCTCTGCCTTCGGAGAACTTCACTTTTAAAAAAACAACCAACGGCACTTAATCTGTCCCTTTAACTGCTCAATCTTGTGCCTCCAAGAGTACACAATCTTAAAGCTGTCCCATAAGACGTGGGCTGTCCTCTATTTCCTCATAAAACAGCTCCCAAAGCGTGAGAGTCTGTTTTATCCCCCCATCATGTCGACCTACGAAAGTACGAATCCCCGTTACTCAGATAAACCCAGAATCTGTAATGCTAACCTCATTCCAGTCGAACATAATACCACCGACCCTTCAACGGCCCCTATCGCACGCCGCCGCCGCCCCGACCTCtccaccttcttctccacCCTATCCCAGATCACTCCAGCTCCCGACCACAGACCTCATGCAGTCCCTGTGCCTGGAGATGTGAGCGCagccttcttctctctcgCAGAGGCATTGAATATGATGCGCCGCGAGGCCGATCCCGCGCCGCACCCCAACGCGCAGGAGAGTACTGTTGACGCCGACTCAGATGTCGATCGCGATCTGTTGACCACGATGATCCAGTCGCTGCTCGCGCAGGCAGATATGCCGCCGCGGGAGGTGGAAGGTGTTGATGAGGAATTCTGTGATAGTAAGAAGCACTTCCCTTGCTCGCCGTGTCCAGCTTCGCCCGTTATCGGCAGATTTATTCCTTTGTTACAGAACTAACCACGCCGGGATCACTAGTGCTCGACCGCGTCCCCAAAGCATCCCTTACACCCGCTGATACCTGCCCTATCTGCAACAACCCCTTCATGGAAGATGCCTACCCACTCGTCGTCCAGCTGCCCTGTCACCCCACCCACCGCTTCGATTTGGAATGTGTGCGGCCCTGGCTGCGGCTGCGCGGAACATGTCCACTTGACCGCATCGACTTTGCGAAGCAACTGAGAGATAAGGCGGatgcgaagaagaagcttgttgaagaagatgaggaggaggagtgGGATGGCATGTATGGCTGAAGAGATCTGACAGTGATGCTCTGCATAAAAGAAAAGTACATTGCCAACTCTCTATTGTGCTGGAGACTTCATAGCAGTATCATCTATCTTTACATGAGGGAATGACTGTTGCATCTGTCAATGTCTATTCTAACAAAACAGCCATTGAAAGTATCATACTCGAACACGAAGACACAGGCTCTCgagtagaaaaaaaataatgtGAAAAGGTGCGGAAAAGGATGTCAAGGAGGATAACAATGATGCTTTGGGTGGACAATCTAGGCGTCTTGGGTTTAGAACTGGCTTGACACCTCTATTTCGAGCGAGACCTTTCCGGGGACGCCTCGATGATAACCACGAGCCCCTTGTCCCTTTCATCTCTGATAGTTGGACACCCTTCAAAGACCTTTGTCCTTTCGTTGACTAATTTCAGGAACAATGTCATTCTTGTCTTTGTCTCTGTCTTGAATCGTTTGTTTAACAAAAGACATACAAATTCTTTGTTAGTCGGCAGTCCTTGTCGAGGATTTTCCCTTACCTCCCATATAAATACCAAGTCCCCTTATCCTGATTTTGATATCAAGTACACATTCCACATCGGATCCTCTCTACGCATTCATACCATCTTTCTCTATACTTGAACCGAGTCACTTACAGTGACTTCACCTGCAGAGTCTCATACATTACCAAGGGTATTTTCTCCTCCCACTCTCTTCCCTGTGCGACTCAGTCTACGTACTCGCTTACTCTCCAGGTTACTCTCCAGGTTACTATCACCAAGCTTACGTACCTCAACCACATTTGGCCATCGAAATACTTATAGTGAGTATTCCAACCCACCCCACCCTAATGTCTTCCCCAGTGGAAACCCTCGCtctcattttcttcttcctcctaCTGGGGCTAACCATCATGATAATCATGATTCTTGTCAAGGAGTGGACCGAGTACCAAGCTATGCAGTTTTGGCCGAAACTGCGTAGTACTCGCACTCTCGATCTGGAGTCGGGCCTCTATTTAACAGAGGACATCAAGGAACTGACATGGCGCGTCGAGCAGATGGAAACTGAGCTTGGTCGCAAGTTCCAGCGTGCTGGATACTTGTCTGAAGACCATGATCAACCCCCATCTCCTTGATCGCTGGACAATGTCAGCAGGCCTTCCGATAATAGACGCAAGACACAACGACCGAAGATCTGGATGCCTCCTATGCGTAGGGATAGCGCATGAGATACTCGGTCCGAGTGCGTCACCCCAGTTCCCTACCCCATACTCCCGTGTCTTTCGAAGCGGCTCACTTTGATGGAAGTGGAGTGGGTAGGGTTATAACATGTGTCCGGCTAGCACTGCAGTGCAGTACCGGCGGTTAATAACATTCTGGGAAGGCCAGATGGGGTTGAATGTGCGCCTGGTAAATTGGTTTGTGTCAACTGATATCTGCCATAGTCGCTGATTTTTTCTATATCATGGGTTGGGAGGCGTCCTGAGATGTCGTGGAAAGGCGGAGCGAATGATTAGAGGCGACTATGAAGTGGCAACTAAAATGTTATCCGTAGTCCTGATTGAAACGATCGGATTAAAGACGGCGGCGGAGAGAACCTGCTGGACATCAACTACAAGTAGGGACTACCTTGCTGGTCGACGATAGAAAAAATTTTGCTTCAACTTGAGATATATATGCTTCCCTAAGACGTCCGAATATTTTTGTAGAAATTGAGATCCTTCAGACCTTAAAACTTGGCCATTTGTATCGGAGATCTACAGGCAGAGATGGAATGTTCAGGTATCAACATGTGTAGAATCTTTGGGAAACATCTATGAAATCGATTTACGATGGcaaccacttggatcaggTAAACATCTATCCAATCATGGATTTGACATTACGAAATCAACTGTCATCGTTCAAGAGTATCATTCAGGTCTTTTCCCGTCTGCCCTGTGTACAGTCATCGGTACAAAATTCATCCCACATAACTTCAATGTATCATCAAATTTCCTCAGCCCGAGCTTTGGGCCGGATGGCCAACTTGCCTGCCTGGTTGATCATCGCTTCGTAGCCACTTCGCTCTAGCACACCGCCGTCATTATTGACAACCTCACGAGCCTCAAGTTCCTCAACAAGGCGCTGGTTCTCACGGTTTCCCTCGAGCAAGAACTTGAGGCACATCACTGCATGTTCCTTGATGTATGGGTTATGGGCGTCGAAAGCGGTACAGCAAAGGATCGCCTCAACACCACCGTAACGACGAATCTGCTCTTGAACATCGGGACACTTCCAGACCAGCGAAGAGAGCACAAGCACAACTAGCTTTTTGAGATTGCGCCATTCGAACTCAGAGGGATCCTCTGTGATCGGAGGGGACTCGGGTCGAGAGTCGACACTGCCGGTGCCAGTGTCGACAGGGTCTGGGTCACTGGGATCGTAAGGTCGTTCGACGGCAACAGGGGCCGGAGGAATGGCGCTGGAGGCATCGTCTGCGGTGTCACTTcgagggggagggggagggggcaCAGAGCCAAAGGACAATTGGCTCAGCTGGCCCTTGGGGATACTTGCTTCCAACTCCTTGATCAAGGTCACCAGGTCATAAACAATCTCCCATTTAACCAGCAGGTTCTTCCAGTCGTTGTTTTCGGTCAGCACGGCGAAGAACTCCAAAAACTGGTAGACACCTTCATACACCCGTTCCATGTCCCATAGATTGAGTGGGAAGTCCTCTGAAAGAGCCCGCTGGGCGCGGATCTGGCCTTGGAGGTAGATCAGAGCACAAGTCTCAGGGATGATGTTGCCACGGAAGATGGTGAAGATGTACCGGACAGTGAGAATATCAACTCGGTTGAGTGAGCTTGGGTTGCGGGGAATATTGGGCTGAGCGGAGCCAGTCACTGAAGCAGGAGAGTACTTGGCTCGGAAGATGTGGGTGAGGATCTTAATCACAACAGCCTGCGCCGGAGAGATAATGTCTTTAGGCTGACCGAAGTCAGAGTAGGCATGAGACATGAGGCCGTTCTTAAGCACGGCCTCCATGATCTGGACCATCATCTTGAAGTAGAGCTCGTCGTCGGGGAGATCCCATGCCGCAATGAAAATCAGTAGTTCACGCAATAGGTTACGTCCTGTCTCCTGCGTGAGCAGGATGTGACAACGGAGCGCTTGCATGTTCCGGGATCCATTACGCTCTCCCCCCTTGAGACCAAAGCTGTCCACAATACCGGCCTGAACAATCATGGGCAAAGCTTCGATTTCTGCCGGTCCAAGGACCAGCGAGATATCGGTAAGAAGACCCCGCTGTTGGTCACCAGGACGGCCACGGTATTCAtcgtcttcctcttcttcatcatcggcTTCTCCATCGACGCCATCGTCATCCACATCATCCTCGCCATCTCCGTCAACGCTTCCGTCAGCCAGGTGATCCAGGCTGTGCGAATCTTCATCTCCCACTGTGTGCGCATCGCCATGGTCGTAGTCATGCTCTTCGTCCCCATCAATATGTGATGGCTCCTGGAGCCGAGCCATGAGTTCGTCTTTGGCCTCTTGGAGGGTCTCGGCGGCAGATTGAGCTGACCGGGGCATACTGGTATCTTCGTCTGTGACAGGTCCATCCACAGCGCCAAAATCGTTGATCTCTGGAAGATCAGCCCAGCAAAGACGAGGGAAACCAGCCGTGAGACTGCGATCAATGGTCAGgatggtcttcttcttggtgaCTTCTtgttcctcttcttcttcttcttcttcttcgtcgtgTTCCCGGTGATCAGCATGCTCCTGATCCTCGTGGTCTTCGGTTTCCTCGTGTTCTTCTTCCGGAAGCGCAGCCGGAAGCTCCCGAGCCCGGTCCTGGAGATCAGACCAACCGTCAACTTTAGCCCCAAGTATCGCTGTCAAAGCAGCCCTGATATCTTTGACCTGGTCCGGATCTCTGCCCATTTCTTGAATAGCGCTGAGATCTCGTCCCAAAATCCTCTCCATGTGGTCCTTGATGTTGGCCAGAAGCAGCATGGCAGCCTCTTCCTTGATTGTTGCCGGCTCCCGCGGGAACTTGGCGATAGTCTCCAATAGCAAGTCCTCCGCGGTTTGATCGTAAAGCGCACGGATCGGCGGGTTGATGACTCGCTCTCCAACTTGTACAATTGGTGCGACTCCCTCTCGCGAGCTGGCATCGTCCAAGGGCTCCTTTGGTTTTATGATGTTCGTATCAGCAGTCGAATGGTAACCAAACAGATCCAACCATAGCACCATCTTGCGATGCTCGTTATGCATAATGAAATTGTGAAGGTACTGAAGGCATGTAATCAAGAGGCGCTTGTAGAGGTTGACGACTTTTTGCCATCGCTCCTCGTTCCGCGCATTTTGCTCGCCATCAAAGCCTCGAGCGGTGACCCGAACACAGGTGTCGATGAGAGCTAGAATTCGTTGATCAAATCCAGTTTCCGCTGCAAGGTTCTGTGCCTTCTTGGTTGTGGCGAGGAGGTTGCGAGCGATTGTACACAAATCATTCAGGCGCTCAATATCTTTGACCAGCGATAAATAATTGTGTGCGATCAAATTGGCTGATGAGTGTTCATAGCTTGCTGCAGGGCTTTTCCACGCGAAAGATTGGGACTCGAGGACGGGAATTGCTTTCGTGAGGACGTTCGTGAGACCTTGCCAGATATCCGGCGACATGCCGAGATTGTGACTAGCAGGGCGCAACAGATTAGTATACAAGGAATTCAAATGCCTGGTTATATTATTGACGTACCGAACATCGCTCTCCTGATGTGTCTTGTAAAGGATCTGCTTCCCAGCGGCAAGCATGTGCTCCAAGCGCTTGTCATCGATCATACCCCGAACTTCGTAGTG
Above is a window of Penicillium digitatum chromosome 2, complete sequence DNA encoding:
- a CDS encoding marvel domain-containing protein 2, with protein sequence MRPSVKPSAYPPLPFHFIRFLISLSSIVVGVILAVFTYHLHADGYKLPYSFLVLFVSSGLSLLNIILTSVIHCSCGLSTKLSISLNILLIILWALSLSLLSWNLSSTITTACTTTYWGNSTGIAVCRSYKALFTFSATGLVSYVAAVWLDVIVHRRQTRLGAYDPMGSRPGLDDSGAFDVKMDDRYSESTPALHDYDNVPPEMSGAHGQGYAQGSPVSEQNLEHAHAGEAQSYYDTAPGMSHRGGA
- a CDS encoding Oxidoreductase, FAD-binding, putative gives rise to the protein MGTLIVSQLNNFPSYSMPSFLTNTLPWHEGEKKLHHLLQVPYFDNPATPYLSPRAEFLVQQSQLLAVGTVDSQGRPWSTIWGGTAGFITPLAESRIGLQTQVDSQYDPVVQALLTGNQTDAYAGKLLSGLAIDLEDRRRVKLCGRMVTGSLSDVDPGEAQLVVHIEESMGNCPKYINKKHIVPAKSDPKLISDAPQLCLPAVELLSRADMIFLSSSHRARTMDTNIRGGPPGFMRVESNNASGAVLVYPEYSGNKVYQTLGNLETTPRAGFVVPDFDSGNVLYFTGSTEILVGKDAAAVIPRSNLAVRITVTAALFVETGLGFRGEAGDPSPYLPSLRYHVNEKQIPGTQHGSDSDSVATLVTKESLTPSIHRYRFRVSGRKPISWSAGQYVTLSFEDELSMGYSHMRDDDPTSLNDDYVRTFTVSSYPGREIPADQFEIMVRQHGPVTKYLSQVNERAGLEIPLKGFGGNFNMSTGKSIVPYVAGGIGITPLLAQLPELDISKLRLFWSIPFNDLGLVQDVFQRWPQLPLSTTLFITNVELDGADRQMWDAIQSSGVQMIRRRMQAGDLDLALADVWYLCSGVALKGMVLNWLVGKTVIYEDFNY
- a CDS encoding Zinc finger, RING-type — translated: MSTYEIEHNTTDPSTAPIARRRRPDLSTFFSTLSQITPAPDHRPHAVPVPGDVSAAFFSLAEALNMMRREADPAPHPNAQESTVDADSDVDRDLLTTMIQSLLAQADMPPREVEGVDEEFCDMLDRVPKASLTPADTCPICNNPFMEDAYPLVVQLPCHPTHRFDLECVRPWLRLRGTCPLDRIDFAKQLRDKADAKKKLVEEDEEEEWDGIVSYITKGYSPGYYHQAYVPQPHLAIEILIVSIPTHPTLMSSPVETLALIFFFLLLGLTIMIIMILVKEWTEYQAMQFWPKLRSTRTLDLESGLYLTEDIKELTWRVEQMETELGRKFQRAGYLSEDHDQPPSP
- a CDS encoding Essential cytoplasmic protein Ctr86, putative → MADQKPLCTPAELMLKVILAGTLSHYEVRGMIDDKRLEHMLAAGKQILYKTHQESDVRHNLGMSPDIWQGLTNVLTKAIPVLESQSFAWKSPAASYEHSSANLIAHNYLSLVKDIERLNDLCTIARNLLATTKKAQNLAAETGFDQRILALIDTCVRVTARGFDGEQNARNEERWQKVVNLYKRLLITCLQYLHNFIMHNEHRKMVLWLDLFGYHSTADTNIIKPKEPLDDASSREGVAPIVQVGERVINPPIRALYDQTAEDLLLETIAKFPREPATIKEEAAMLLLANIKDHMERILGRDLSAIQEMGRDPDQVKDIRAALTAILGAKVDGWSDLQDRARELPAALPEEEHEETEDHEDQEHADHREHDEEEEEEEEEQEVTKKKTILTIDRSLTAGFPRLCWADLPEINDFGAVDGPVTDEDTSMPRSAQSAAETLQEAKDELMARLQEPSHIDGDEEHDYDHGDAHTVGDEDSHSLDHLADGSVDGDGEDDVDDDGVDGEADDEEEEDDEYRGRPGDQQRGLLTDISLVLGPAEIEALPMIVQAGIVDSFGLKGGERNGSRNMQALRCHILLTQETGRNLLRELLIFIAAWDLPDDELYFKMMVQIMEAVLKNGLMSHAYSDFGQPKDIISPAQAVVIKILTHIFRAKYSPASVTGSAQPNIPRNPSSLNRVDILTVRYIFTIFRGNIIPETCALIYLQGQIRAQRALSEDFPLNLWDMERVYEGVYQFLEFFAVLTENNDWKNLLVKWEIVYDLVTLIKELEASIPKGQLSQLSFGSVPPPPPPRSDTADDASSAIPPAPVAVERPYDPSDPDPVDTGTGSVDSRPESPPITEDPSEFEWRNLKKLVVLVLSSLVWKCPDVQEQIRRYGGVEAILCCTAFDAHNPYIKEHAVMCLKFLLEGNRENQRLVEELEAREVVNNDGGVLERSGYEAMINQAGKLAIRPKARAEEI